The Impatiens glandulifera chromosome 3, dImpGla2.1, whole genome shotgun sequence genome contains a region encoding:
- the LOC124930811 gene encoding vesicle-associated protein 4-2, with the protein MAMVDEKDKKGWGLLKLRFRNAGGGGSGGGRASVVSSHHHNQQGSSHFEGSNSQGSSSNSVSSVAKSLLPKRRRLSLDPANKLYFPYEPGKQVQSAIRIKNTSKSHVAFKFQTTAPKSCFMRPPGAILVPGESLIATVFKFVEPPENNEKPVGQKSKVKFKIMSLKVKGGAMDYAPELFDEHKDDVAVEQILRVIFLDPERPNPAMEKLKRQLADAEAELETRKKPPEDTGPKIIGEGLVIDEWKERRERYLAKQQVVEGVVDSV; encoded by the exons ATGGCGATGGTTGATGAGAAAGATAAAAAGGGTTGGGGTTTATTGAAGCTGCGATTCAGAAACGCCGGCGGCGGTGGCAGCGGTGGCGGCCGTGCTTCGGTGGTTTCATCTCACCACCATAATCAACAGGGTAGCTCTCATTTCGAAGGATCGAACTCGCAAGGAAGTTCTTCTAACTCGGTATCTTCCGTCGCCAAATCTCTTCTTCCCAAACGTCGTCGTCTCAGTTTGGATCCGGCTAATAAGCTCTACTTTCCAT ATGAACCTGGGAAGCAAGTTCAAAGTGCAATTAGGATTAAAAACACTAGCAAATCACATGTTGCATTCAAG TTTCAAACAACTGCACCTAAAAGTTGTTTCATGCGTCCACCCGGAGCAATTCTTGTTCCTGGAGAGAGTCTAATCGCTACTG TGTTCAAATTTGTTGAGCCTCCTGAAAACAATGAAAAACCAGTTGGTCAGAAGAGTAAGGTGAAGTTTAAGATAATGTCTTTAAAGGTGAAAGGAGGAGCAATGGATTATGCACCTGAACTT TTTGATGAACATAAGGATGACGTCGCGGTTGAGCAAATTCTTCGAGTTATTTTCCTAGACCCTGAGCGGCCTAATCCT GCTATGGAAAAACTGAAACGGCAGTTGGCAGATGCTGAGGCAGAGCTAGAAACGCGAAAGAAGCCACCAGAAGATACAGGTCCTAAGATTATTGGAGAAGGGCTGGTAATAGATGAATGG AAAGAACGAAGGGAACGGTATCTTGCGAAACAACAGGTGGTCGAAGGAGTAGTAGATTCCGTTTAA